One segment of Methanolinea sp. DNA contains the following:
- a CDS encoding DNA methyltransferase, whose product MSAGGSTVASILGEGATATEQLEVYGIRVARIHGEFWTAGQRQASSIHEISYRGCFKPQLPAFFIERFSREGDLVYDPFSGRGTTVIEAGLRGRRVAANDINPLSRILTRPRFFVPDPGSVSARLAEIPECSVEDGGTPDLSVFYHPDTEREIRALRAYLLSREREGTMDPLDEWIRMVATNRLTGHSPGFFSVYTLPPNQAVSPERQAAINRKYGLVPEYRDTREIIVKKTRSLVRNVTAEESARLRRAGECGLFLSCDARETPCIPDCSVQLTVTSPPFLDVVQYSKDNWLRCWFCGIDTEETERRMTVTRSLSEWRRVMQQTFLELFRVTRDGGYVAFEVGEIRRGTLPLDEVVVPLGVRAGFSCEGILVNTQRFTKTSHIWGVDNNARGTNTNRIVLFGKG is encoded by the coding sequence ATGAGTGCGGGTGGCTCCACGGTCGCTTCAATCCTCGGCGAGGGCGCGACCGCGACCGAGCAGCTCGAGGTCTATGGGATCCGCGTCGCGAGGATCCACGGGGAGTTCTGGACTGCGGGGCAGAGGCAGGCGTCCTCGATCCACGAGATCTCGTACAGGGGGTGTTTCAAGCCCCAGCTCCCTGCCTTCTTCATCGAGAGGTTCTCGCGGGAGGGAGACCTCGTGTACGACCCGTTCTCGGGGCGCGGGACGACGGTGATCGAGGCGGGCCTCCGGGGGCGCAGGGTCGCCGCAAACGACATCAACCCCCTCTCCCGGATCCTCACGCGCCCGCGGTTCTTCGTCCCCGACCCCGGATCTGTCTCCGCGCGGCTCGCGGAGATACCGGAGTGCAGCGTGGAGGACGGGGGCACGCCGGACCTCTCCGTGTTCTACCACCCCGACACCGAGAGGGAGATCCGCGCGCTCCGGGCCTACCTCCTCTCGCGGGAGAGGGAGGGCACGATGGACCCCCTCGACGAGTGGATAAGGATGGTCGCGACGAACAGGCTCACCGGCCACTCTCCGGGATTCTTCTCGGTCTACACGCTCCCCCCCAACCAGGCGGTCTCGCCCGAGAGGCAGGCGGCAATCAACAGGAAGTACGGCCTCGTCCCGGAGTACAGGGACACGCGGGAGATCATCGTGAAAAAGACGCGGTCCCTCGTCCGGAACGTGACGGCCGAGGAGAGTGCGCGGCTCCGGCGCGCGGGGGAGTGCGGTCTCTTCCTCTCGTGCGACGCGCGGGAGACACCCTGCATCCCGGACTGCTCCGTCCAGCTCACCGTCACGTCGCCGCCCTTCCTCGACGTGGTCCAGTACTCGAAGGACAACTGGCTGCGCTGCTGGTTCTGCGGGATCGACACGGAGGAGACCGAGAGGCGGATGACCGTCACGAGGTCGCTTTCCGAGTGGAGGCGGGTGATGCAGCAGACGTTCCTCGAGCTCTTCAGGGTCACGCGCGACGGGGGTTACGTCGCGTTCGAGGTGGGGGAGATCCGCCGGGGAACACTCCCCCTCGACGAGGTCGTCGTCCCGCTCGGTGTCCGGGCGGGTTTCTCGTGCGAGGGGATCCTCGTCAACACCCAGCGCTTCACGAAGACCTCGCACATCTGGGGCGTGGACAACAACGCCCGGGGCACGAACACGAACAGGATCGTCCTCTTTGGGAAAGGGTGA